The following proteins are encoded in a genomic region of Candidatus Nitrospira nitrificans:
- a CDS encoding polyprenyl synthetase family protein: protein MTQGPAIATLHSMSDVWDAYRGELDGVEDRVRGNLDSSVTLVNTVAAHILSGGGKRIRPLLLLLSARLCGYPGAEHHQLGSIVEFIHTATLLHDDVVDDADLRRGRRAARKVWGNQISILVGDYLYTKAMCKVVEFQNQGINEVLAEACNKMAEGEVLQLYYNGNPSMPEIEYIKIVEHKTAGLIAAACRMGAILAEASEIQQGALFRFGQYLGIAFQVADDTLDYIANGESLGKTIGQDLRQGKATLPLLHLLQHCSEQDRQMIKDRMETRTLSTADLERILLLMADFGSITYAMDRASAYIAAAKHELERFDDSTARRALSVAADYMITRDR from the coding sequence ATGACACAAGGTCCAGCGATCGCAACCCTGCACAGTATGTCGGATGTGTGGGACGCCTACCGTGGCGAACTGGACGGAGTGGAAGATCGAGTCAGGGGGAACCTCGACTCCAGCGTCACCCTGGTCAATACGGTCGCTGCCCATATCTTGAGCGGTGGCGGCAAACGCATCAGACCTCTGCTGCTCCTCCTGTCGGCTCGCCTCTGCGGCTATCCCGGCGCCGAGCATCATCAGCTTGGCAGCATCGTAGAATTCATCCACACCGCCACGCTGTTACACGACGATGTCGTCGATGACGCCGATCTCCGGCGAGGCAGAAGAGCCGCGCGTAAAGTGTGGGGAAACCAGATCAGCATTCTCGTCGGCGATTACCTCTATACAAAGGCCATGTGCAAAGTCGTTGAGTTCCAGAATCAAGGCATCAATGAAGTCCTGGCCGAGGCCTGCAACAAAATGGCGGAAGGTGAAGTCCTTCAGCTGTACTATAACGGCAACCCCTCGATGCCGGAAATCGAGTATATCAAGATCGTCGAGCATAAGACCGCCGGTCTCATCGCGGCGGCTTGCCGCATGGGCGCCATTCTGGCCGAAGCGTCTGAAATCCAACAGGGGGCGCTGTTCCGCTTCGGACAATACCTCGGCATCGCCTTTCAAGTCGCCGACGATACCTTGGATTACATCGCAAACGGCGAGTCGCTCGGAAAAACGATCGGGCAAGATCTCCGGCAGGGCAAAGCGACGCTGCCGCTGCTCCATCTGTTGCAACATTGCTCGGAGCAGGACCGCCAAATGATCAAGGACCGCATGGAAACCCGGACGCTCAGCACGGCCGATCTTGAACGAATTTTATTGTTGATGGCCGATTTCGGTTCGATCACCTATGCGATGGATCGCGCGAGCGCCTATATCGCCGCCGCTAAACATGAGCTTGAACGCTTCGACGATAGTACCGCACGCCGTGCGCTGTCGGTCGCCGCTGATTACATGATTACCCGCGATCGATAG